From the Brassica napus cultivar Da-Ae chromosome A8, Da-Ae, whole genome shotgun sequence genome, one window contains:
- the LOC106424301 gene encoding uncharacterized protein LOC106424301 isoform X4, with protein sequence MSVMSMEESQEEEHSNIFFQLLLDYLRFSASSFTAIGKICFMSDEASAVTVHKFVSEQLNLTKEVILNAKKVESFSLEIFKAVQGVIDSIVRLCKEFSPTVNQCVNEMKTNGNVGISTMEEGNNVCNLVSIITMGVKSMSELGMLAARDGGNLVTILNTSWKGVISLLQIDKQTLASKVDVGEIILKLISLIKESLRFSAVAWSCSVKENISATEARRVFLPVKFYLINAVKVAALFPNQVSMVFKEISLCILMISAFKVSLSQQTHGKYASEVMTDLLEKTTVDLLNALLNAGEITQELRLSLLDSLFIDEQCFPTQVCNKQGHGSQTEPSLVDILSLSVESAASARGLLLARVVLFQAVMRYSSELEEDAKLAITRKLQWLLDVLTDEKVYTSVLSSQLPMADGSGKTIVWESMFSALLLSLKTLMITLSSSPAWEELETLLLKNLLHPHFLCWQIVMELWCFWARHATDVTVANVIDKLCIFMLSMSTSEAPLCPDSVLRRTAKSICFLLTHSPKSLTAQVYKNISTESRSESAPDAYLALLLEGFPLNFLPDRMISDAKKQIVAEFFHFIENFTEKTSNSSRYFVQGGPVVALSACLGILKMSIPEIDSRTLKFGVALIQKLRNSKDEMTRVRYTEILSETLSIISRSEQLYTCQEMDNVITELQRLFITETDNSQHHLHKLKPSLALFLSGLSNYEMSETETCPKSRAVWELYHLLLRKRHWALVHHAVTAFGYFCARTGCAQLWRFVPEDAALAFDIASGKEAKTERFMSELKMFLEKEQALLSTTASQEELEMLSKESTQVKATVQKLLEGRKQQRSVEVEKQSNKRRKLPEGICRGVELLQKGMKRINEGLSEMSSDESQDFQKSLLNQFSCLEDLVSHLVSLAASE encoded by the exons ATGTCTGTTATGTCGATGGAGGAGTCTCAAGAGGAAGAGCATTCTAACATTTTCTTTCAG CTTCTTTTGGATTATCTTCGCTTTTCTGCCTCAAGTTTTACTGCTATTGGAAAAATATGTTTCATGAGTGATGAGGCCTCAGCTGTTACAGTTCATAAGTTTGTTTCAGAGCAGCTGAATTTGACAAAGGAGGTGATATTGAATGCCAAG AAAGTTGAATCCTTTTCCTTGGAGATTTTTAAGGCTGTGCAAGGGGTGATTGACTCTATCGTTCGTCTGTGCAAAGAGTTCTCTCCAACAGTGAATCAGTGTGTGAATGAAATGAAGACTAATGGAAATGTAGGAATATCAACGATGGAGGAAGGCAACAACGTATGTAATTTGGTTAGCATAATCACGATGGGAGTTAAATCTATGAGCGAATTGGGTATGCTTGCTGCAAGAGATGGTGGTAATCTTGTGACAATTCTTAATACATCATGGAAGGGTGTGATTTCATTGCTTCAGATAGACAAGCAGACATTGGCATCTAAGGTAGATGTAGGAGAGATCATTCTGAAGCTGATATCACTGATCAAGGAGTCTCTGAGGTTTTCCGctgtggcttggtcttgttcgGTGAAGGAAAACATATCTGCAACAGAAGCCAGAAGGGTCTTTCTTCCTGTGAAATTTTATCTCATCAATGCTGTTAAAGTTGCGGCGCTGTTTCCAAACCAGGTGTCTATGGTGTTCAAGGAAATATCACTCTGCATCTTGATGATCTCTGCGTTCAAAGTTTCGCTGAGCCAACAAACCCATGGCAAATACGCAAGTGAAGTAATGACGGATCTTCTTGAGAAAACAACTGTAGATCTTCTAAATGCACTGTTGAACGCAGGCGAAATAACACAAGAACTCAGGCTCTCACTTCTTGATTCGTTGTTCATAGATGAACAATGTTTCCCGACCCAAGTTTGTAACAAACAGGGCCATGGTTCGCAGACAGAACCATCATTGGTGGATATCTTGTCTTTATCTGTTGAATCCGCAGCAAGTGCCAGAGGTTTGCTCCTGGCTCGGGTTGTACTGTTTCAGGCTGTCATGAGGTATTCTTCTGAGCTTGAAGAAGATGCAAAGCTTGCAATCACCAGAAAGCTGCAATGGCTTCTCGATGTATTAACAGACGAAAAGGTTTACACTTCAGTCCTTTCTTCTCAGCTACCAATGGCAGATGGTTCGGGGAAGACAATTGTCTGGGAATCAATGTTTTCAGCTCTGCTTCTATCTCTCAAAACCCTTATGATTACTCTGTCTTCATCTCCTGCATGGGAAGAGCTTGAAACACTATTACTCAAGAATCTCTTGCATCCCCACTTCCTGTGTTGGCAGATAGTCATGGAACTCTGGTGCTTCTGGGCTCGTCATGCCACTGACGTTACGGTGGCCAATGTGATCGATAAACTTTGTATCTTCATGTTGTCAATGTCAACATCAGAAGCGCCTCTTTGTCCTGATTCCGTTCTCAGAAGAACTGCAAAGTCCATCTGCTTTCTTCTCACTCACAGCCCCAAATCCTTAACAGCTCAAGTTTACAAAAACATTTCCACTGAGAGCAGATCTGAATCGGCACCAGATGCATATCTAGCCTTGCTGTTAGAGGGCTTCCCGCTGAATTTTCTTCCCGACAGAATGATAAGCGACGCGAAGAAACAGATTGTCGCAGAGTTCTTTCACTTCATTGAGAATTTCACTGAGAAAACCTCAAATTCCTCCAGATACTTTGTCCAGGGAGGTCCGGTTGTAGCACTATCTGCTTGCCTTGGGATACT GAAGATGAGCATACCAGAGATTGACTCCAGAACTCTGAAGTTTGGCGTCGCTCTCATTCAAAAGCTAAGAAACTCCAAAGACGAAATGACAAGGGTTCGTTACACTGAGATTCTCAGCGAAACACTATCAATCATCTCAAGAAGCGAGCAGCTCTACACTTGCCAAGAGATGGATAATGTCATAACAGAGCTTCAAAGGCTTTTCATTACAGAAACTGATAACAGTCAGCATCATCTCCATAAACTGAAGCCAAGCCTTGCTCTCTTCTTGTCAGGACTTAGCAATTACGAAATGTCTGAAACCGAAACCTGTCCAAAGAGCAGGGCGGTCTGGGAACTCTACCATTTGCTTCTCAGGAAACGCCACTGGGCTTTGGTACACCACGCGGTTACTGCGTTTGGTTATTTCTGCGCACGTACTGGCTGTGCCCAGCTATGGAGATTCGTACCTGAAGACGCTGCTCTAGCTTTCGATATAGCTTCTGGAAAAGAAGCAAAAACAGAGCGGTTCATGTCAGAGTTAAAGATGTTCTTGGAGAAAGAACAAGCGCTTCTCTCGACCACAGCTTCACAAGAGGAACTCGAGATGCTTTCGAAAGAAAGCACGCAGGTCAAAGCAACAGTGCAGAAGCTTCTAGAAGGAAGAAAGCAGCAGAGATCAGTGGAAGTAGAGAAACAATCGAACAAGAGAAGGAAACTTCCAGAAGGAATATGCAGAGGAGTGGAGTTATTGCAGAAGGGAATGAAGAGGATCAACGAAGGTTTAAGTGAGATGAGTTCAGATGAGAGTCAAGACTTTCAAAAGAGTTTACTGAATCAGTTTTCATGTCTTGAAGATTTGGTGTCTCATTTGGTAAGCCTCGCTGCTTCTGAGTAA